The genomic stretch GGTTTTTTTCATGTTGCATCCCCATGTGATAGGGAGGAATGCCGTTTTTTTTATGTTAAAGGCAGCCTTTCCATTAAGGATGTTGCGTATGGAAGGTGTAAACGTGGCTCGATTGTGGTAGTTTTGTTCAAAACGTTCTTTTAGGATGAAATTGCAATTCTCAGGTATCAAAGCTTTTTTATGGTTGATCGCTTGCTGCTTCACGCTTTGCACTGCGGCTCAGCAAAGCCATTTCATGTATATTCAATCCGATAATAAAGCGCCTTTTTCGGTTACCGTTGATAACAGTACGCAATACAGTTCCAATGGAACCGGCTACCTTATTGTGCCTAAAATAGCAAAAGGAAAACACCAGGTTAATATTGGATTCGCGGATAATAAATACCCTGTTCAGGCTTTTACTGTCGAGATCACAGATTCCGATATGGGGTATGCCCTTAAAAATTACGGGGAAAAGGGATGGGGGCTGTTTAACCTTCAGACGATGGGGGTGATCATGGCCAAATCGTCCGGTGTGCAACCGGCTACGGAAACCCGGCCTGCGGATAATAGCGGTACTGCAAAGAATAAACCGGCAGCCAACGCTCAGCCCGGAAAAGCAACAGCGCCTGCTACCCAGCCTGCGGGCAACCAGTTTGGCGATATGCTGTCGCAGGTGGTGGGTGATCCTACATTACAGCAGAAGCCTGCTGCTGCGGTAAAAAATCCTGCCACAAATACATCGGGGAAAGCGCCTGCTGCGCAACAGGCTACTGTGGTAACGGCGCCTGCTGAAACCAAACCTGTTGCCGATAGTGAAACTACTGCTGCCACACAGGTGCCTGAAGATGCCTGGGATGCCGCGGCTACCAAGGGAGTGATCAAAGCCAGCGAACAGGCGGGGAAAGAAGGTTTTGGTTATACGTTCATTGATTTCAATGCAAAAGGCGCCGATACCGTAAAGATCTTTATTCCTTCAGGAGCAGATCCGGAGGAGGCTGCGGATGCAACGATCAGGGCGATCGACTCGGTGGTTGCTGCCCCGAAAGAAACGGAGGGTGCCACTGTTAATAAAACAAACAAGAAAACAGATCCAGGTAAGAAAAGCGATCCTGTATTTGTAGATACGCCGGCGGCAACTGCGCCTGGAGCAGGTTCCGGCACAACTGTTTCCAATCCTTTCTATACCAGGCCGGCAGATAAGAACAGCGAACCTGTTACGGCGGAAGACAAACCTGGAAACAAGGAAAAGCCCAAGGCTATTGCAGCAGAAGGGGAGGAGAAAGAAGCTGCCGGAAAAGAAGGCCAGCCTGTGGCAGCTGTTTCCTATAACTCGAACTGTACAGGAGGCATGGCGGCAGCAAAAGACATGGAAAAGCTGAAAAAGAAAATGGTTAGCGAGGATGGTGACGATAAAATGGTGGCTGCTGCCAGGAAAG from Filimonas effusa encodes the following:
- a CDS encoding DUF4476 domain-containing protein; its protein translation is MKLQFSGIKAFLWLIACCFTLCTAAQQSHFMYIQSDNKAPFSVTVDNSTQYSSNGTGYLIVPKIAKGKHQVNIGFADNKYPVQAFTVEITDSDMGYALKNYGEKGWGLFNLQTMGVIMAKSSGVQPATETRPADNSGTAKNKPAANAQPGKATAPATQPAGNQFGDMLSQVVGDPTLQQKPAAAVKNPATNTSGKAPAAQQATVVTAPAETKPVADSETTAATQVPEDAWDAAATKGVIKASEQAGKEGFGYTFIDFNAKGADTVKIFIPSGADPEEAADATIRAIDSVVAAPKETEGATVNKTNKKTDPGKKSDPVFVDTPAATAPGAGSGTTVSNPFYTRPADKNSEPVTAEDKPGNKEKPKAIAAEGEEKEAAGKEGQPVAAVSYNSNCTGGMAAAKDMEKLKKKMVSEDGDDKMVAAARKGFKSRCYTTEQIRELGRLFYTDESRYKFYDAAYPFVYDVTNFQSLETMLLDDYYKKRFRAMLRL